A segment of the Georgenia sp. M64 genome:
ACCGTCCCGGTCGAGCAGCGCCGTCCACCGTCGGCCGGAGTCCACGAGCCCGTCGGAGCGCCACCGGCTCATCACCCGTGAGACGGACTCCGGCGTCGAGCCGGCCATGGCCGCGAGGTCGGCGCGGGAGAGCGGGACCTGGATGAGCACACCGCCGCCCGGGCGCTCCTGGCCCATCCGGTCGGCGAGTCGGAGCAGGACGGCGGCCACGCGCGCGGCGACGCTCTCGCCCGACCGGCCGGCGTCGGACCGGGCCCGGGCGAGCCGGACGGCGAGGTCGTCGAGCACCCGCAGCGCGACGGCCGGGTGCTCGGTGAGGACCTCGCGGAACGCCGCCGGTCCGATCCGCAGCGCGCACGTGGTGGTCAGCGCGACGGCGGACTCGGCGAAGGTCGGCTCCCCCAGGGTGCTCAGCGCACCGAGGAGGTCCCCGGGCGCGAGGACGTCGGTGATGACCTCGGTGCCGCCCGCCGCGGTCCGGGTGAGCTTCACCCGCCCCGCCGCGACGACGAAGAGGTGCTCGGCCGGCTCACCGGCGGTGTAGAGCGGGTCACCCTCGGCCCACGACAGCGACACCATGCGCTCGTCGACGGCGGCGAGCTCGTCCTGGGACAGGCCGCGGAAGTACGGCACCTGCCGCAGCACGGCCAGGCGCACGTCGCGGGCGCAGCGGTGCGGCTGGGCGCAGGTGCTGCGCAGGGGAACGTGCCGGCGGGCCACCGCCTCAGGCTAGACCCGCCGGTGCCGTTGATTGACGGCCGTCATGGTCCGCCGTCGACGCCGTTCGTAGCGTCGGGCTCATCGACAGAGAGGAACGACCATGACCACCCCGACCACCCGCACCGTCCTGCGTGCCGAGGGCTTCACCTGCCCGTCCTGCGTGACCAAGATCGACAAGCAGGTTCGCCGGCTCGACGGCGTCTCCGCCGTGACCGTGCACTTCGCCTCCGGGCGCATCGAGATCGACCACGACCCCGGCGTCGCCGAGGTCCCCGCGCTGGTCGAGGCCGTCGCCCGCGCCGGGTACACCGCCCGCCCGGCGACGTTCTGACGAGCCCCCCGTGACCACTCTCTCCCGCAGCCGGTGGGCCGTGCCCGCCGGCTCCGGCGCCCTCATCCTGGCCGCCCTGCTCATCGGCCTCGTCTCGGCCCCGGCGCGTGACGCCCTCATGGTCGCCGCCGCCGCGGTCGCCGGCGCCCCGGTGCTCCGCTCGGCCGTCCGGGCGCTGGCCGCCCGGGTGGTCGGGATCGACCTGCTCGTCTCCGTCGCCGCGCTGGGCGCCGTCGTCATCGGGGAGTACTGGGAGGCCGCCGCGGTGACCTTCCTCTTCGCCGTCGGGCACGCGCTCGAGGCCGCGACGCTCGGCCGGACCCGCGCCGCGCTGGCCGAGCTCGTGGCCGTGGCGCCCGACGTCGCCGTCGTCCTGCGCGACGGCGAGCAGGTGGAGGTCCCGGCCGCTGAGGTCGCCCCGGGCGAGAGCGTCCTGGTGAAGTACGGCGCGAAGGTCCCGGTCGACGGTGAGGTCACGGCAGGCACGGGTGCCCTGGACGAGTCGGCCGTCACCGGTGAGTCCGTGCCGGTGGACAAGACCGCCGGCGACACCGTCTACGCCGGCACCGTCTCCCTCGGGGGGCTGCTGCACGTGCGGGCCACCGGGACCGGGTCGGACACCACCCTCGCCCGCATCATCCACCGTGTGGAGGAGGCGCAGGACGCCCGGGCTCGCACGCAGGCGTTCCTGGACCGCTTCGCCCGGTGGTACACCCCCGGGATCATCGTCCTGGCGGTGATGGCCGGGCTGCTCTCGCGCGACGTCGAGCTCGCCCTGACCCTGCTCGTCATCGGCTGCCCGGGCGCACTCGTCATCGCCGTCCCGGTCGCGGTCGTCGCCGGCATCGGGCGCGGTGCCCGCGACGGCATCCTCGTCAAGGGCGGGGACCACCTCGAGACCGCTGCACGCGTCGACGCCGTCGCCCTCGACAAGACGGGCACCCTCACCACCGGCCGGCCCGTCCTCACCGACGTCGTCGTCCTGGACCACCGGCTCACCCGCGCCGAGGTCCTGACCTGGGCCGCCCGGGCGGAGGCCGGCTCCGAGCACCCGCTCGCCCGGCCGGTCCTCGACGCCGCCCGGCAGTCCGGCGTCGCCGTCGGGGTCCCCGGTCCGACCGAGCCCGTGGCCGGGCGCGGCGTGGTCGCGGTGGTCGAGGGCACCCGGGTGGTCATCGGGTCCCCGGCCCTCCTGGCCGCCCAGGGCATCGCCGACGACGGCGCCACAGCGGCCGCCGCCGACCTCGCGCGCCGGGGCCGGACACCCCTCGCCCTGGCCGTCGACGGTCGGGTGGTGGGCGCGCTGGGCGTCGCGGACACGGTGCGCGCGGAGGCCGCCCCCATGGTCGCCGCCCTGCACGCCGCGGGGGTGCGGCGCGTCGTCATGCTCACCGGCGACACCGCCGCCGTCGCCGCCGAGGTCGCACGGGCCACAGGTGTGGACGAGGTGCGGGCCGGGCTGCTGCCGGAGGACAAGCTCACGGCGGTGCGCGAGCTCCAGCGTGCCGGGTACGTGGTGGCGATGGTGGGCGACGGCGTCAACGACGCCCCCGCCCTCGCGACGGCGGACGTGGGCGTGGCGATGGGCGCGGCCGGGACCGCCGTCGCCGTGGAGACCGCCGACATCGCCCTCATGGGCGACCGGCTCTCCCGCCTGCCCGAGGCGCTCGCCCTCGCCCGCCGGACCGTGCGCACCCTCCGGCAGAACATCGCCGTCGCCCTGGTCACCGTGGCGCTGCTCCTGGTCGGGGTGCTGCTCGGTGGCGTGACGATGTCGGTGGGCATGCTCGTCCACGAGGCATCGGTGCTGGTCGTGATCCTCAACGCGATGCGGCTGCTGCGCCGGGCGTGAGCGCCAGCTCGCCGTATCGTCGATCGATGGAGACGGTGAACGTCCAGGAGGCCAAGACACGACTGTCCGAGCTGTTGACGCGTGTCGAGCGCGGCGAGGAGGTCTTCACCGCCCGGGCGGGAGTGCCGGTGGCTCGACCGGAGGCCGTGCGGAAGGCGCCGCCGAGAACCTTCGGAACGATGTCGTTCCACGTCCCGCGGACCTTCGACGAGTACCTCCCCGAGAGTGAGCTCGAGGCCTGGCAG
Coding sequences within it:
- a CDS encoding Crp/Fnr family transcriptional regulator encodes the protein MARRHVPLRSTCAQPHRCARDVRLAVLRQVPYFRGLSQDELAAVDERMVSLSWAEGDPLYTAGEPAEHLFVVAAGRVKLTRTAAGGTEVITDVLAPGDLLGALSTLGEPTFAESAVALTTTCALRIGPAAFREVLTEHPAVALRVLDDLAVRLARARSDAGRSGESVAARVAAVLLRLADRMGQERPGGGVLIQVPLSRADLAAMAGSTPESVSRVMSRWRSDGLVDSGRRWTALLDRDGLARIAAA
- a CDS encoding heavy metal-associated domain-containing protein produces the protein MTTPTTRTVLRAEGFTCPSCVTKIDKQVRRLDGVSAVTVHFASGRIEIDHDPGVAEVPALVEAVARAGYTARPATF
- a CDS encoding cation-translocating P-type ATPase translates to MTTLSRSRWAVPAGSGALILAALLIGLVSAPARDALMVAAAAVAGAPVLRSAVRALAARVVGIDLLVSVAALGAVVIGEYWEAAAVTFLFAVGHALEAATLGRTRAALAELVAVAPDVAVVLRDGEQVEVPAAEVAPGESVLVKYGAKVPVDGEVTAGTGALDESAVTGESVPVDKTAGDTVYAGTVSLGGLLHVRATGTGSDTTLARIIHRVEEAQDARARTQAFLDRFARWYTPGIIVLAVMAGLLSRDVELALTLLVIGCPGALVIAVPVAVVAGIGRGARDGILVKGGDHLETAARVDAVALDKTGTLTTGRPVLTDVVVLDHRLTRAEVLTWAARAEAGSEHPLARPVLDAARQSGVAVGVPGPTEPVAGRGVVAVVEGTRVVIGSPALLAAQGIADDGATAAAADLARRGRTPLALAVDGRVVGALGVADTVRAEAAPMVAALHAAGVRRVVMLTGDTAAVAAEVARATGVDEVRAGLLPEDKLTAVRELQRAGYVVAMVGDGVNDAPALATADVGVAMGAAGTAVAVETADIALMGDRLSRLPEALALARRTVRTLRQNIAVALVTVALLLVGVLLGGVTMSVGMLVHEASVLVVILNAMRLLRRA
- a CDS encoding type II toxin-antitoxin system prevent-host-death family antitoxin is translated as METVNVQEAKTRLSELLTRVERGEEVFTARAGVPVARPEAVRKAPPRTFGTMSFHVPRTFDEYLPESELEAWQ